One genomic window of bacterium includes the following:
- a CDS encoding integrase core domain-containing protein: MMIEQSLLPQRLRIRMSAPLTREARQRLRWMEFYEAHGPNARLTCRRFGISSATFYRWRKRYNPRRLSSLEDDRRTRRPRRVRQPQTSVLLVGRIRALREAYPRWGKVKLAVLLAREGWKVSASTVGRTLRRLRALGQLREPAVVRAAQAKRHRRRQRRRYAQRKPWEYVVHSPGDLVQIDTTPVEVRPGLRRVHFSACDVVSRKGVVAAHDRGSSRAAERVLREAFPRFGFPVRAIQIDGGSEFKAVFEAACERMGIRLFVLPPRSPKLNGHVERAQRTHQEEFYDLVEVPDPLAEHNALLQEWERTYNTVRPHQALGYRTPQEYLTQWQTQHHGQ, encoded by the coding sequence ATGATGATCGAGCAGAGCCTGCTTCCCCAGAGGTTACGGATTCGGATGTCGGCGCCGCTGACCCGCGAGGCGCGGCAGCGGTTGCGGTGGATGGAGTTCTACGAGGCGCATGGGCCCAACGCGCGGCTGACCTGCCGGCGCTTTGGGATCAGCTCGGCGACGTTCTACCGGTGGAGGAAGCGCTACAATCCCCGGCGGCTGAGCAGTTTGGAGGATGATCGTCGCACGCGGCGGCCCCGGCGTGTGAGGCAGCCGCAGACCTCGGTCCTGCTGGTGGGGCGGATCCGGGCGCTGCGGGAGGCATATCCGCGGTGGGGGAAGGTAAAGCTGGCGGTGCTGCTGGCTCGGGAGGGATGGAAGGTCTCAGCCTCGACGGTGGGACGGACGCTGAGACGCTTGCGGGCGTTGGGGCAGCTGCGGGAACCGGCGGTGGTGCGGGCGGCGCAGGCCAAGCGTCACCGGAGGCGCCAGAGGCGTCGCTACGCGCAGCGGAAGCCCTGGGAGTACGTGGTGCACTCCCCCGGGGATCTGGTGCAGATCGATACGACGCCGGTAGAGGTGCGGCCGGGGCTGAGGCGGGTGCACTTCAGCGCTTGCGATGTGGTGAGCCGTAAGGGCGTGGTCGCGGCGCATGATCGAGGGAGCAGCCGGGCAGCGGAGCGGGTGCTCCGGGAGGCGTTTCCCAGGTTTGGGTTCCCGGTGCGGGCGATTCAGATCGACGGGGGCAGTGAGTTCAAGGCGGTGTTCGAGGCGGCCTGCGAGCGGATGGGGATTCGGCTGTTCGTGTTGCCGCCGCGGAGCCCGAAGCTGAACGGGCACGTGGAGCGGGCGCAGCGGACGCACCAGGAAGAGTTTTATGACCTGGTAGAAGTGCCAGACCCGCTGGCGGAGCACAACGCCCTGCTCCAAGAATGGGAGCGGACCTACAACACCGTCCGGCCCCACCAAGCTCTGGGCTACCGGACCCCGCAGGAGTACCTAACCCAGTGGCAAACCCAACACCACGGCCAATGA
- a CDS encoding type II toxin-antitoxin system prevent-host-death family antitoxin translates to MGSVGVKELKNRLTHYLRRTKQGEEVIVTERGRPIALIQPIRSAERIVSLEARLARLAARGFLTLPTHKPLSRVRPVEASGPPVSRIILEDRR, encoded by the coding sequence ATGGGAAGCGTTGGGGTCAAGGAACTGAAGAACCGCCTCACCCATTACCTTCGCAGGACCAAGCAAGGCGAGGAAGTCATCGTCACCGAGCGGGGAAGGCCGATCGCGCTCATCCAGCCGATTCGGTCTGCGGAGCGAATCGTTAGTCTGGAGGCGCGGCTTGCAAGGCTGGCCGCCCGGGGATTCCTGACCCTCCCTACCCACAAGCCCTTGAGCAGAGTGCGGCCAGTGGAGGCCTCCGGCCCGCCTGTCTCAAGGATCATCCTGGAAGATCGCCGATGA
- a CDS encoding type II toxin-antitoxin system VapC family toxin, whose product MNYLDTSALIKRFVAEKGSPLVSAIVTRKGPVATAKIAYAEVYAGLTRKRRDGQLSEGRYVVACRQFERDWQAYIRVDLWDEVLLLARDLIQRHPLRGFDAIHLASAMGLRSALGEDITFAAADERLLRAAGAEGLHVLDVEKASGLHT is encoded by the coding sequence ATGAACTATCTGGATACCAGCGCGCTCATCAAGCGCTTCGTCGCCGAAAAGGGCTCGCCGCTGGTGAGCGCCATTGTGACGCGCAAGGGGCCCGTCGCGACGGCCAAGATCGCCTATGCCGAAGTCTATGCAGGGCTGACACGGAAGCGCCGGGATGGCCAGCTCTCCGAGGGTCGGTACGTCGTGGCGTGCAGGCAGTTCGAGCGCGATTGGCAGGCCTACATTCGGGTGGACTTGTGGGATGAGGTCCTCCTGCTGGCCCGCGACCTGATTCAACGGCACCCGCTCAGGGGTTTCGACGCCATCCACCTGGCTTCTGCCATGGGCTTGAGGAGTGCGCTCGGCGAAGACATCACTTTTGCTGCGGCAGACGAGCGGTTGCTCCGGGCGGCTGGAGCCGAGGGCCTCCATGTGCTCGACGTCGAGAAAGCCTCCGGCCTGCACACCTGA
- a CDS encoding type II toxin-antitoxin system HicA family toxin produces the protein MKPLRTFRRLSPCIWRVRTPLTLPRLRRLSGDQVVAILARFGFMVHSQRGSHVKLRRVTTTGSVPVHCGGRATKGVL, from the coding sequence ATGAAACCCTTGCGAACCTTCAGGAGGCTGTCACCCTGCATCTGGAGGGTGAGGACACCGCTGACTTTGCCCAGGCTTAGGCGGCTATCGGGCGACCAGGTCGTCGCTATCCTGGCCAGGTTTGGCTTCATGGTTCACTCCCAGCGCGGCAGTCATGTAAAGCTGCGACGGGTAACCACCACGGGAAGCGTGCCGGTTCATTGCGGAGGACGAGCTACGAAGGGAGTTCTATAG
- a CDS encoding type II toxin-antitoxin system HicB family antitoxin, with amino-acid sequence MRLQQNVKAVVRKGEHYYVAECVEIAVVTQGKTLDETLANLQEAVTLHLEGEDTADFAQA; translated from the coding sequence ATGAGGCTCCAACAGAATGTGAAGGCTGTAGTGCGAAAAGGCGAGCACTACTATGTAGCCGAGTGCGTGGAGATTGCCGTGGTGACTCAGGGGAAAACGCTGGATGAAACCCTTGCGAACCTTCAGGAGGCTGTCACCCTGCATCTGGAGGGTGAGGACACCGCTGACTTTGCCCAGGCTTAG
- a CDS encoding sugar transferase: MRVAPAARSRAKRLFDLACAATAGIVVLPVALLAGLAVWLSMGPPVLFRQARAGIGGRIFILYKFRTMTEARDLAGDLTASAERLTPLGRFLRATCIDELPQLANILRGEMSLVGPRPLLPEYVARYTPEQARRLEVRPGLTGWAQVNGRNALSWEEKFRLDVWYVDNWSLALDLRIVLATLPKVLSREGVSAPGYETMPEFMGSHAEPSKLESPDRTSKG; the protein is encoded by the coding sequence GTGAGGGTCGCCCCTGCGGCGCGATCGCGCGCCAAGCGCCTGTTTGACCTGGCCTGCGCGGCAACCGCCGGCATCGTTGTTCTCCCTGTGGCCCTGCTGGCGGGTCTGGCGGTTTGGCTTTCCATGGGGCCTCCCGTCCTCTTCCGGCAGGCTAGAGCCGGGATCGGGGGCAGGATCTTCATTCTCTACAAGTTTCGAACGATGACCGAGGCGCGAGATCTGGCAGGAGACCTCACTGCGAGCGCAGAGCGTCTGACGCCCCTCGGGAGGTTCCTCAGGGCCACCTGCATCGACGAGCTGCCGCAGCTCGCAAACATCCTGCGCGGGGAGATGAGCCTGGTCGGCCCGCGGCCGCTGCTTCCCGAGTACGTAGCCCGTTACACGCCGGAGCAGGCCAGGCGCCTGGAGGTCAGGCCCGGCCTGACAGGCTGGGCGCAGGTCAACGGCCGCAACGCCCTGTCGTGGGAGGAGAAGTTCCGGCTGGACGTGTGGTATGTGGACAACTGGTCGCTGGCCCTCGACCTCCGGATAGTCCTGGCCACGCTGCCCAAAGTACTATCCCGCGAAGGGGTCAGCGCGCCCGGGTATGAGACGATGCCCGAGTTCATGGGCTCGCACGCGGAGCCTTCCAAATTAGAGTCCCCTGACAGGACATCTAAGGGATAA
- a CDS encoding nucleoside-diphosphate sugar epimerase/dehydratase, whose product MYSLLSIPYHTRRRAFFLTGDAMLLALALITAALLRFEWELSAQVIAHLRIALPLSLAAKLPLLVIRRLQGVSWSRFSLGDMLTLARCLGAGWLIFAGLVMALRLTPVLGGFSRSVLLLDLVLSLAAVGGFRLSRRIYLHIRNHGRNHGRAAIIVGAGAAGDQLVRALRDSPEPPFCPYAFIDDDPREHGDLIHGLPVVGGRAAIGEAVRTYHAEAVLIAMPSASPEVVRDVVARARDAGVREIRIVPGIDRVLRGGVTLADLREVQLEDLLGRQVVRTETGAIRGMLGGRTVLVTGAAGSIGSEICRQMVGFGVRRLVMVDVDETGLFNLELRVAREARNSVRLEPAVADVRDPSRMRQVFEATRPDVVFHAAAYKHVPLMESHPAEAVKTNVWGTWVPAGLAREFGVGRFILISTDKAVHPVSAMGASKRLAERVVATLNRDGPTRFMSVRFGNVLGSRGSVVPTWQEQIAGGGPVTVTDPEMHRYFMLVSEAVLLVLQAAAAGPGGEVYVLDMGKPIRLLDLAHEVIRLSGLEPEVDIAVVFTGIRPGEKLTEELLASDDGIAPTPHEKIFAARPEPFASVDELRLHVEAIRALAENGRPEALREALRCLVPQYTPPQA is encoded by the coding sequence ATGTATAGTCTCCTCTCTATCCCCTACCACACCCGCAGGCGCGCCTTCTTCCTCACCGGGGACGCCATGCTGCTGGCCCTCGCCCTTATTACTGCGGCGTTGCTGCGGTTTGAGTGGGAACTGTCCGCTCAAGTCATTGCCCATCTGCGGATCGCCCTCCCGTTGAGCCTAGCAGCGAAGCTTCCACTCCTGGTGATCCGGCGGTTGCAGGGGGTGAGCTGGTCGCGGTTCAGCCTCGGGGATATGCTGACCCTAGCCCGGTGTCTTGGCGCCGGGTGGCTGATCTTCGCGGGGCTTGTCATGGCGCTCCGCCTAACCCCGGTGCTGGGCGGGTTCTCACGCTCGGTGCTGCTGCTCGACCTGGTCCTTTCCCTGGCGGCCGTGGGCGGCTTCAGGCTGAGCAGGCGAATCTACCTGCACATCCGCAATCACGGCAGAAACCATGGCCGGGCCGCAATAATAGTGGGCGCCGGTGCTGCCGGAGACCAGTTGGTCCGGGCACTCCGCGACTCGCCCGAGCCACCCTTCTGCCCCTACGCCTTCATTGACGACGACCCCCGTGAGCACGGCGACCTCATCCATGGCCTCCCGGTGGTCGGCGGGCGCGCGGCCATCGGGGAAGCCGTCAGAACCTACCACGCCGAGGCGGTACTGATCGCCATGCCATCAGCGTCACCGGAGGTCGTGCGGGACGTCGTCGCACGAGCGCGGGATGCGGGCGTGCGGGAGATTCGGATAGTACCCGGGATCGATCGCGTCTTGAGAGGTGGCGTCACCCTCGCCGATCTGCGTGAGGTCCAACTGGAGGACCTGCTCGGCCGCCAGGTGGTCCGCACGGAGACCGGTGCCATCCGGGGAATGCTGGGGGGGCGGACCGTCCTTGTCACCGGGGCAGCAGGCTCCATCGGCAGCGAGATCTGCAGGCAGATGGTGGGCTTCGGCGTGCGGCGGCTGGTCATGGTGGACGTGGATGAAACCGGCCTGTTCAACCTCGAGCTGCGGGTGGCCCGTGAGGCACGCAATTCGGTACGCCTGGAACCGGCGGTGGCCGATGTGCGGGATCCCTCGCGAATGCGGCAGGTCTTCGAAGCGACCAGGCCCGATGTGGTCTTCCACGCCGCCGCCTACAAGCATGTGCCCTTGATGGAGTCGCACCCGGCCGAGGCGGTAAAGACCAACGTCTGGGGAACCTGGGTGCCCGCCGGGCTGGCGAGGGAGTTCGGGGTCGGGCGCTTCATCCTGATATCCACCGACAAGGCCGTCCATCCCGTGTCGGCCATGGGTGCCAGCAAGCGGCTGGCCGAGAGGGTCGTCGCCACGCTCAACCGTGACGGACCGACCAGGTTCATGTCGGTGCGGTTTGGGAACGTGTTGGGCAGCCGAGGAAGCGTGGTGCCCACATGGCAGGAGCAGATCGCCGGCGGCGGCCCGGTGACCGTGACCGATCCAGAGATGCACAGGTACTTCATGCTGGTCTCGGAAGCTGTTCTGCTGGTGCTGCAGGCAGCGGCCGCCGGGCCCGGGGGCGAAGTCTACGTCCTGGACATGGGAAAGCCGATCCGGCTTCTCGACCTGGCCCACGAGGTGATCCGCCTCTCCGGCCTTGAGCCCGAAGTTGACATTGCGGTGGTCTTCACCGGCATCCGGCCCGGCGAGAAGCTCACGGAGGAACTGCTGGCGTCCGATGACGGCATTGCACCGACTCCGCACGAGAAGATCTTCGCGGCACGCCCCGAGCCGTTCGCATCGGTGGACGAACTGCGCCTGCACGTCGAGGCGATACGGGCGCTGGCGGAGAATGGGCGTCCGGAAGCGCTGCGTGAAGCCCTCAGATGTCTGGTTCCTCAGTACACCCCCCCGCAGGCCTAG
- a CDS encoding DegT/DnrJ/EryC1/StrS family aminotransferase gives MKVPLSRPEITELDRRAVLGILDGPTLALGPRLVAFEEAMAKAAGTQFAVAVSSGTAALHLVVRALGMGQGDEVITTPFSFVASANTILYERATPVFVDILDDTLCISPDLIEAAITPRTRAILAVDVFGQPAALDRIREIASRRGLLMIEDACESLGSAFQGLPAGNGRWAEAATFAFYPNKQITTGEGGCIVTDSKEIYRLCRSMRNQGRSEQGGWLDHERLGYNYRMAEMNAALGLAQVSRLDDIIASRQSVASRWAERLAPLAERGLLRLPWIHPAVTRMSWFVYVVRLAPEIDRDAVLRDLLGKGVECRPYFTPIHLQPFYREMGYQEGMYPVTEAAGRQCLALPFFNTITDEELDYAADALRRALDR, from the coding sequence GTGAAGGTACCCCTGTCTAGGCCCGAGATCACAGAACTTGACAGAAGAGCAGTTCTGGGTATCCTCGATGGTCCTACCCTCGCGCTTGGCCCCCGCTTAGTGGCGTTCGAGGAAGCGATGGCCAAAGCGGCCGGGACACAGTTCGCCGTGGCGGTCTCAAGCGGAACGGCAGCGCTTCACCTGGTTGTTCGTGCTCTGGGCATGGGGCAAGGGGATGAGGTAATCACGACTCCGTTCTCGTTCGTGGCCAGTGCCAACACCATCCTGTACGAACGGGCGACCCCCGTGTTCGTCGATATCCTCGATGATACTCTCTGCATTTCCCCCGATCTCATTGAGGCAGCAATCACGCCGCGCACCCGAGCAATCCTGGCCGTAGACGTCTTCGGACAACCAGCAGCGCTTGACCGGATCCGAGAGATCGCTTCACGCAGGGGCCTGCTCATGATCGAAGATGCCTGCGAGTCCTTGGGGTCAGCATTCCAGGGGTTGCCGGCGGGCAACGGCCGGTGGGCCGAGGCAGCGACGTTTGCGTTCTATCCCAACAAGCAGATTACCACCGGCGAGGGTGGGTGCATTGTCACCGACAGCAAGGAGATCTACCGCCTCTGCCGGAGCATGCGTAACCAGGGCCGCTCAGAGCAGGGGGGATGGCTGGACCACGAACGTCTCGGCTACAACTACAGGATGGCCGAGATGAATGCCGCCCTGGGTTTGGCGCAGGTCTCCCGCCTGGACGATATCATCGCGTCGCGTCAGTCGGTGGCAAGTCGGTGGGCTGAGCGACTCGCGCCCCTGGCAGAACGCGGCCTGCTGCGCCTTCCGTGGATCCACCCGGCGGTGACCAGGATGAGCTGGTTCGTTTACGTGGTGCGGCTGGCCCCGGAGATTGATCGCGACGCCGTCCTGCGCGATCTCCTGGGCAAGGGCGTTGAGTGCCGGCCCTACTTCACGCCGATCCACCTCCAGCCGTTCTATAGAGAGATGGGCTACCAAGAGGGAATGTACCCCGTTACGGAAGCGGCGGGGCGGCAGTGTCTAGCACTTCCGTTCTTCAACACGATCACAGACGAGGAACTCGATTACGCCGCAGACGCCCTGCGGCGTGCGCTTGACCGCTAG
- a CDS encoding acetyltransferase produces MVENLKPLVIFGAGGFGREVAWLVDEINGVSPEWELLGFVDDRATGHTTEGVPILGPVAHLNTLKGQVWVVLAVGDSRARYRLARELEDKGFPFATLVHPSVRMSGHVRVEQGSIVCAGCILTTNIRIGRNCIINPGCFIGHDTRVGDFSSLMPGVNLAGDVIVGTGCYFGLNACAINRVTIGEWSVIGAGATVIRDIPPRVVAVGVPAKPVRTLEDAPQTETTSQQTDTGGGP; encoded by the coding sequence GTGGTGGAGAACCTTAAGCCACTGGTAATCTTCGGTGCGGGGGGATTCGGCCGCGAGGTGGCCTGGCTTGTAGATGAAATCAACGGAGTGAGCCCGGAGTGGGAGCTGCTCGGGTTCGTAGACGATCGGGCCACTGGACACACCACAGAGGGCGTGCCAATCCTTGGACCTGTCGCGCACCTTAACACCCTTAAGGGCCAGGTCTGGGTGGTGCTCGCAGTAGGTGATTCGCGCGCCAGATACCGACTGGCGCGCGAACTGGAAGACAAGGGGTTCCCCTTCGCGACGCTCGTGCACCCTTCTGTGAGAATGTCGGGACACGTCAGAGTGGAACAGGGTTCGATAGTATGCGCGGGCTGCATATTGACAACGAACATCCGGATTGGCCGGAACTGCATCATCAATCCGGGTTGTTTCATCGGACATGACACGAGAGTCGGTGATTTCTCAAGTCTCATGCCGGGTGTGAACCTAGCCGGCGACGTGATTGTTGGCACCGGTTGCTACTTCGGACTTAACGCCTGCGCCATCAACCGCGTGACCATAGGTGAGTGGAGCGTCATAGGTGCGGGCGCGACCGTGATTAGGGACATTCCGCCGCGGGTGGTTGCCGTGGGCGTCCCGGCCAAACCTGTAAGGACCTTGGAGGACGCACCTCAAACCGAGACTACATCACAACAGACCGATACCGGTGGAGGACCCTGA
- a CDS encoding glycosyltransferase family 4 protein yields the protein MCVGGHVQMIACPILKVLHVCTVPSTARAFVAPLASYLETRGYEVTIACSEDPNQEIGVTMEEMRAAGFRMKEIPIPRLIQPIGDLRATLELYRFIRKERFAIVHTQTTKAGFVGRLAASLARAPVIIHSAYAFPFHPYLPAMRRKVYAWMERVAAKWADLVMVPTDAVRLDGLYHQVAPPEKILTVPMGINLQRFSRQRTNPAAIREEWGVPFDAPVVGSVARLVPDKGLECFLDAAARVAALNERVRFLIVGDGPLRRALEQQAQRLGIADRVIFAGMRSDIPEQMAAMDLFVLPTLREGFGVVLAESMAMGVPVVASDIPALLEVVANGETGILLPPGDPERFAVAILDLLRDETRRLAMGAAGRRRVELLFDERQIFARIEATYTRLLRLKGHQSGTEVTRC from the coding sequence ATGTGCGTCGGAGGGCACGTGCAGATGATTGCATGCCCCATACTGAAAGTGCTCCATGTCTGTACTGTCCCGTCAACCGCTCGAGCCTTCGTTGCCCCGCTTGCCAGTTACCTTGAGACAAGGGGCTATGAGGTAACGATCGCCTGCTCGGAAGATCCGAATCAGGAGATCGGGGTCACGATGGAAGAAATGCGTGCAGCCGGATTCCGGATGAAGGAAATCCCGATCCCACGCCTCATCCAGCCGATCGGCGACCTCCGTGCGACCCTCGAACTATACCGGTTCATCCGCAAGGAGCGGTTCGCAATCGTACATACACAGACAACCAAAGCCGGGTTCGTTGGGCGCCTTGCTGCCTCCCTCGCGCGTGCCCCGGTGATCATTCACTCCGCATATGCCTTTCCGTTCCACCCTTATCTTCCTGCCATGCGTCGCAAGGTGTATGCATGGATGGAACGAGTGGCCGCGAAGTGGGCCGACCTCGTCATGGTGCCCACCGATGCGGTCCGATTAGATGGACTCTACCACCAGGTCGCCCCTCCCGAGAAGATACTCACCGTGCCGATGGGGATCAACCTCCAACGGTTCTCGAGACAGCGCACCAACCCGGCAGCGATCCGCGAAGAGTGGGGGGTCCCCTTCGACGCGCCTGTCGTGGGATCAGTAGCGCGGCTTGTCCCCGACAAAGGGCTAGAGTGTTTCCTCGACGCTGCTGCCCGAGTAGCTGCGTTGAACGAACGGGTTCGATTCCTCATCGTGGGGGACGGTCCCCTGCGGCGAGCACTGGAACAACAGGCCCAGCGTCTGGGGATTGCTGACCGAGTAATCTTCGCGGGGATGCGAAGCGACATCCCTGAGCAGATGGCCGCAATGGACCTCTTCGTGCTGCCCACGCTGCGCGAGGGATTTGGGGTAGTCCTTGCGGAATCGATGGCAATGGGAGTCCCCGTCGTGGCAAGTGACATCCCTGCACTGCTCGAGGTCGTGGCGAACGGAGAGACCGGGATTCTCTTGCCACCCGGGGACCCCGAGAGGTTCGCCGTGGCTATCCTCGATCTTCTTCGAGATGAAACTCGACGACTCGCCATGGGGGCGGCGGGGCGACGTCGGGTGGAGCTGCTGTTCGATGAACGACAGATCTTCGCTCGAATCGAGGCGACGTACACGCGCCTGCTCCGGCTCAAAGGCCACCAGTCCGGCACGGAAGTCACGCGATGCTGA
- a CDS encoding GDP-L-fucose synthase, which produces MATNLAGRRVVVTGGAGFLGSFVVARLLSRGADVFVPRSRDYDLTQAPAVERLFNHARPEVVIHLAARVGGIGANQVNSGGFFYENMAMGLHVVHGAMRRGVEKLVLIGTSCSYPKVTSVPFREEDLWGGFPEDTNAPYGVAKRALVAMVQAYRLQYRLNGIALIPANLYGPRDNFDLETSHVIPALIRKFVEARERGGRVVTAWGTGQVSREFLYVEDAAEGIVLAAERYDGSDPVNLGTGREVLIRDLVEEIRSLVGFKGDVEWDSTRPDGQPRRCLDTSGAEALFGFRARTPLRKGLRNTINWYLEHR; this is translated from the coding sequence ATGGCTACTAACCTGGCCGGCCGTCGGGTCGTCGTCACCGGCGGGGCTGGCTTCCTAGGATCCTTCGTTGTGGCGCGACTGCTGTCCCGAGGGGCTGATGTGTTCGTGCCGCGAAGCCGCGACTACGATCTCACCCAAGCACCTGCCGTTGAGCGGCTCTTCAACCATGCCCGGCCGGAGGTCGTTATCCACCTTGCGGCCAGGGTGGGGGGAATTGGTGCCAACCAGGTTAACTCGGGGGGGTTCTTCTACGAGAACATGGCCATGGGCCTCCACGTCGTCCACGGGGCCATGCGGCGTGGGGTGGAGAAGCTGGTGCTGATCGGGACCTCATGCTCCTATCCGAAGGTCACATCCGTGCCGTTCCGCGAAGAGGACCTCTGGGGCGGCTTTCCGGAGGATACGAACGCCCCCTATGGGGTCGCCAAGCGGGCCTTGGTCGCCATGGTGCAGGCGTACCGGCTGCAATATAGACTGAACGGGATCGCGCTCATCCCTGCCAACCTCTACGGGCCGCGGGACAACTTCGATCTCGAGACCAGCCACGTTATACCGGCGCTCATCCGAAAGTTCGTGGAGGCGCGGGAACGCGGGGGTCGGGTCGTGACGGCGTGGGGAACCGGGCAGGTGAGTCGGGAGTTCCTGTACGTGGAGGATGCAGCAGAAGGCATAGTCCTGGCGGCGGAGCGCTACGATGGCTCGGATCCGGTGAACCTGGGAACCGGGCGCGAGGTGCTCATTCGGGACCTGGTGGAGGAGATTCGCAGCCTAGTGGGTTTCAAAGGGGACGTCGAGTGGGACTCCACAAGGCCCGACGGCCAGCCCCGACGCTGTCTGGATACCTCCGGTGCAGAAGCCCTCTTCGGATTTCGGGCTCGGACGCCCCTACGCAAGGGGCTGCGGAACACAATCAACTGGTACCTGGAACATCGGTAG
- the gmd gene encoding GDP-mannose 4,6-dehydratase: MLPVKRTLITGVTGQDGSYLAEFLLAKGYEIHGMIRRSSLFNTGRIDHLYRDPHDPDTRVFLHHGDLTDGTGLRRVLEAVQPDEVYNLGAQSHVMVSFLQPEYTADVDGLGVLRLLEAVRDFQMRTGKIVRYYQAGSSEMFGLAQEVPQVEQTPFHPRSPYAVAKVFAHWQTVNYREAYGLFAVNGILFNHESPRRGETFVSRKITRAATRIKLGLQERLYLGNLEARRDWGYAGDYVEAVWMMLQQPEPGDFIVATGESHSVKEFCEAAFGMLELDWRDFVSVDPHYYRPAEVDVLQGDASKARRVLGWEPRVRFGDLVRMMVEADLELARREKILRDAGFAVPMEGHGY; this comes from the coding sequence ATGTTGCCCGTGAAACGAACTCTAATTACCGGTGTTACCGGTCAAGATGGCTCGTACTTGGCCGAGTTCCTCCTGGCAAAAGGCTACGAGATCCACGGCATGATCCGCAGGTCTTCTTTGTTCAATACCGGGCGCATCGACCATCTATACAGGGATCCCCATGATCCTGACACGCGGGTCTTCCTGCACCACGGGGACTTGACGGATGGCACAGGGTTGCGAAGAGTCCTGGAGGCCGTCCAGCCGGACGAAGTCTACAATCTGGGCGCTCAATCACATGTGATGGTCTCTTTCTTGCAGCCGGAATACACCGCTGACGTGGACGGGCTGGGGGTGCTGCGTCTGCTCGAGGCCGTCCGCGACTTCCAGATGCGTACGGGAAAGATCGTCCGATACTACCAAGCCGGCTCCTCCGAGATGTTCGGCCTGGCCCAGGAAGTCCCCCAGGTTGAGCAGACGCCCTTTCACCCGCGCAGCCCATACGCGGTGGCGAAGGTCTTCGCCCACTGGCAGACGGTCAACTACCGGGAGGCCTATGGCCTCTTTGCCGTGAACGGGATCCTCTTCAACCACGAATCACCTCGCCGCGGTGAGACCTTCGTTAGCAGGAAGATCACCCGGGCCGCCACCCGGATCAAGTTGGGGTTACAGGAACGCCTCTACCTAGGGAATCTCGAGGCACGCCGCGACTGGGGTTACGCGGGCGACTACGTCGAGGCCGTATGGATGATGCTGCAACAGCCAGAACCGGGTGACTTCATCGTGGCCACAGGAGAGAGCCATTCCGTGAAGGAGTTCTGTGAAGCGGCCTTCGGTATGCTGGAACTTGACTGGCGGGACTTCGTCTCCGTTGATCCCCACTACTACCGCCCGGCTGAGGTGGATGTGCTGCAAGGAGACGCTAGCAAGGCGAGGCGGGTGTTGGGGTGGGAACCGCGCGTGCGGTTCGGGGACCTCGTGCGGATGATGGTGGAAGCGGATCTCGAACTAGCGCGACGCGAGAAGATACTCCGGGACGCGGGGTTCGCCGTCCCGATGGAAGGCCATGGCTACTAA
- a CDS encoding IS630 family transposase gives MQAGVSDLLKDAPRPGLRKQIGAHKVTAIVAPTLHATPPDATHWSTRRMARTKGVSEATARSIWHAHGLQPHRTETFKLSREPNFVRNLRDVVGLYLNPPYKALVLCVDEENRIPALDRSQPSPPLRPGIPTRQTPDYVRHGIMTLFVALKVLDGTVIGHCQPRHRNTELPVSLKRVERGGPRRSEIHLTLGNYGTHKHLRVQAWFAALPQYPLHFTPTGS, from the coding sequence GTGCAGGCTGGCGTGTCCGACCTCCTCAAAGACGCGCCCCGGCCGGGCCTTCGAAAGCAGATCGGGGCCCATAAGGTAACGGCCATCGTGGCCCCCACGCTGCACGCCACGCCCCCTGATGCGACGCACTGGAGCACCCGAAGGATGGCGCGCACGAAGGGGGTGAGCGAGGCCACCGCGCGGAGCATCTGGCACGCACACGGCCTGCAACCACATCGAACTGAAACGTTCAAGTTGAGTCGGGAACCTAACTTCGTCCGCAATCTGCGGGACGTGGTGGGGCTGTACCTCAACCCGCCCTACAAAGCGCTGGTGCTGTGCGTGGACGAAGAGAACCGGATCCCGGCCCTGGATCGGTCGCAGCCGAGCCCGCCGCTGCGGCCGGGGATCCCGACGCGCCAGACCCCGGACTACGTCCGCCATGGGATCATGACGCTGTTTGTAGCCCTCAAGGTCTTGGATGGGACAGTAATCGGCCACTGCCAGCCGCGGCACCGCAACACGGAACTCCCGGTCTCCCTGAAGCGGGTGGAACGGGGGGGCCCGCGCCGATCCGAGATTCACCTGACCCTGGGCAACTACGGTACGCACAAGCATCTGCGGGTACAGGCGTGGTTCGCGGCGCTCCCGCAGTACCCTCTCCACTTCACCCCTACCGGGTCGTAG